A window from Schistosoma haematobium chromosome 1, whole genome shotgun sequence encodes these proteins:
- the TNFAIP8L3 gene encoding Tumor necrosis factor alpha-induced protein 8-like protein 3 (EggNog:ENOG410V533~COG:A), which translates to MVTPIEKYTLGNPCNNGHLDKDDDENDDDDEISLSSDDEIKLNNGLDRKNSQSVWFRAQKRIVGRVLQNDQSIKSIIGKRAYESLKSLRSLMKLHIKPEKDVKQLYKYLIKTIGKIGVISKQQNLTEEDYTNINEIKEKSRIIGLTLISFAQTEYTYNYNFIKEQIDDCKEIICQAVSSYLSQKSIERIKHVFNVLSSSEFLDSVYDPKADEIKKAHLRNLAKYLSLLLEQIK; encoded by the coding sequence ATGGTGACGCCTATTGAGAAATATACTTTAGGAAATCCATGTAATAATGGTCATCTGGACAAAgatgatgatgaaaatgatgacgatgatgaaaTCAGTCTAAGTTCTGatgatgaaattaaattaaataatggtTTAGACAGAAAGAATTCACAATCTGTTTGGTTTCGTGCACAAAAACGTATTGTTGGTCGAGTTCTACAAAATGATCAATCTATCAAATCAATAATTGGTAAAAGAGCTTATGAATCACTTAAATCTTTACGTTCTTTAATGAAATTACATATCAAACCTGAAAAAGATGTAaaacaattatataaatatttaattaaaacaattggAAAAATTGGTGTTATATCAAAACAACAAAATTTAACTGAAGAAGATTATACaaatatcaatgaaattaaAGAGAAAAGTCGTATAATTGGTCTAACATTAATAAGTTTTGCACAaactgaatatacatataattataattttattaaagAACAAATAGATGATTGTAAAGAGATTATATGTCAAGCTGTATCATCATATTTAAGTCAAAAATCAATTGAACGTATTAAacatgtatttaatgtattaaGTTCAAGCGAATTTCTTGATTCTGTATATGATCCAAAAGCGGATGAAATAAAAAAAGCACATCTTCGTAATTTAGCTAAATATTTAAGTCTTTTATTAGAACAAATTAAAtag